The Candidatus Manganitrophaceae bacterium genome contains a region encoding:
- a CDS encoding metal ABC transporter ATP-binding protein, whose translation MDDERRDQIRLEDLVIGHRGHALLQKKISLTIKKGEFWGIVGPNGAGKTTLIKTLLGIIPPVKGKIDRTEDLSFGYVPQQGILDDIFPLTVFDVVLMGRYAHIGPMRWVKRSDRELARRDLDRVGIVHLADRPFRSLSGRQKQRTLLARGLAAEPDILILDEPTEGMDLGGENGVMNLILDLKAESGLTILMITHVLNLMANFAEQLIIIHQEENLFETGVTAELLNARRLREIYRLDVEVQSFHDQKFIFVDRSPLKPQPGKG comes from the coding sequence ATGGATGACGAGCGCAGAGACCAGATCCGACTCGAAGACCTCGTGATTGGCCACCGGGGCCACGCCCTCCTTCAAAAAAAAATCTCTCTCACAATCAAGAAGGGAGAATTCTGGGGCATTGTGGGTCCCAACGGAGCAGGAAAGACGACCCTCATCAAGACCCTCCTGGGAATTATCCCACCCGTGAAGGGAAAGATTGATCGCACGGAAGACCTGAGCTTCGGCTATGTCCCACAGCAGGGAATCCTTGATGATATCTTCCCCCTGACGGTGTTCGATGTTGTCCTGATGGGCCGCTACGCCCATATCGGGCCAATGCGGTGGGTGAAACGGTCGGATCGAGAGTTGGCCCGGCGCGATCTTGATCGGGTCGGTATCGTTCATTTGGCCGATCGCCCTTTCCGTTCGCTGTCCGGGAGACAAAAGCAGCGAACCCTCCTTGCCCGCGGCTTGGCTGCGGAACCGGACATCTTAATTCTGGATGAGCCGACAGAGGGAATGGACCTGGGCGGAGAAAACGGGGTGATGAACCTGATCCTTGATCTGAAAGCGGAATCCGGACTGACCATCCTCATGATCACACATGTTTTGAATCTGATGGCCAACTTTGCGGAACAATTAATCATCATCCATCAAGAAGAAAACCTCTTCGAGACCGGGGTGACGGCGGAATTACTGAATGCCCGGAGACTCAGGGAGATTTATCGGCTCGACGTTGAGGTTCAGTCCTTCCATGATCAGAAATTCATCTTTGTCGATCGCTCCCCTTTAAAGCCTCAACCCGGGAAAGGATGA
- a CDS encoding metal ABC transporter permease → MEWLKGIPLLSDLLLAENAGMSFLEAIPILRNGILACLLTALMCAFLGVYVILKRIVFASAALAQISALGVAFSFLVGTLLGQDLPEEVHHVMPILFSVLAAGFLAIQTKERKITRESLLGIGYIVPAGLVLLILDKISSETREIENILFGNTVFVPTWQVLLLLVTAVVVLAIHLTFHKEFIFVAFDPDSARAAGLRTALLNQVSFMTIGVTISISISTIGALPVFGFIVIPAAGALMLTNRLKTAFFLSVLFGGLSAFSGFYLSFLYSLPTGPAMLGTAALFLIPGIINRILGE, encoded by the coding sequence ATGGAATGGCTGAAAGGGATCCCTCTCCTCTCTGACCTCTTGCTTGCCGAGAATGCCGGAATGAGCTTTCTGGAGGCGATACCGATCCTCCGAAACGGCATCCTGGCCTGTCTGTTGACGGCCCTGATGTGTGCCTTTTTAGGCGTTTATGTGATTCTCAAACGAATCGTCTTTGCCTCGGCGGCGCTGGCCCAAATCTCAGCTCTGGGCGTCGCCTTTTCCTTCCTAGTCGGAACACTTCTCGGGCAGGATCTTCCGGAGGAGGTTCATCATGTCATGCCCATTTTATTTTCGGTACTGGCCGCAGGTTTTCTTGCTATTCAAACCAAAGAAAGAAAGATCACTCGGGAAAGTCTGCTCGGGATAGGGTACATTGTTCCGGCCGGCCTCGTTCTTCTGATCCTGGACAAGATTTCCAGTGAAACCCGTGAGATCGAGAACATCCTTTTCGGCAACACCGTGTTTGTCCCCACGTGGCAGGTCCTTCTTCTCCTTGTCACGGCCGTGGTGGTCCTGGCAATTCACCTGACCTTCCACAAAGAATTTATCTTTGTGGCCTTTGATCCGGACTCCGCCCGGGCCGCCGGACTGCGAACGGCCCTCTTAAATCAAGTCTCTTTTATGACGATCGGTGTCACCATCTCTATCTCAATCAGCACGATCGGGGCACTTCCGGTTTTCGGTTTCATCGTCATCCCTGCGGCCGGGGCACTGATGTTGACAAATCGATTGAAGACGGCATTTTTCCTTTCAGTCCTATTCGGGGGCCTCTCCGCATTTTCAGGCTTCTATCTTTCCTTTCTTTACTCCCTTCCCACCGGCCCTGCCATGCTCGGAACTGCGGCCCTCTTCCTGATACCGGGGATCATCAACAGGATACTGGGGGAGTGA
- a CDS encoding zinc ABC transporter substrate-binding protein codes for MKNLFILSIFIMGMQIRSVHAAPIKVVTTTEDLAAIAREIGGDRVRVDFIAKGVQDPHFIEAKPSYMLKLSRAHLFVQVGLGLEVGWVPSLLMGARNTRIINGGESYVDASEGIELMGIPFGPIDRSAGDVHGQGNPHYWLDPINGKKIALNIAAGLKRIDPEEKA; via the coding sequence ATGAAAAACCTATTTATTTTAAGTATTTTTATTATGGGGATGCAAATACGATCCGTTCACGCCGCTCCGATCAAGGTGGTCACAACGACGGAAGACCTGGCGGCCATTGCAAGGGAAATCGGGGGGGATCGGGTTCGGGTCGATTTTATCGCCAAAGGGGTCCAGGACCCCCACTTCATCGAGGCCAAGCCGAGTTACATGCTGAAACTCTCACGGGCCCACCTCTTTGTCCAGGTCGGCCTGGGTTTGGAGGTCGGCTGGGTCCCTTCGTTATTGATGGGGGCTCGAAATACCCGAATTATAAACGGGGGAGAGAGTTATGTCGACGCCTCAGAGGGGATTGAACTCATGGGGATTCCCTTTGGCCCCATCGACCGCTCTGCGGGGGATGTCCATGGACAGGGGAACCCGCACTACTGGCTTGACCCGATAAACGGAAAAAAGATCGCTCTGAATATTGCGGCAGGCCTGAAGCGGATCGACCCGGAGGAAAAGGCATAA
- a CDS encoding zinc ABC transporter substrate-binding protein — protein sequence MDRWSEAMKPFNGERVVAYHKSWPYFFRRFGLRAVGFVEPKPGIPPSMAHSAQLIKQIREERVRIIIVEPYFNGKVPQFIAKNSGAKLVILPPSVSTATGISDYFKLFDHLIVTLVRALEGQQK from the coding sequence ATGGATCGATGGAGTGAAGCCATGAAGCCCTTTAACGGGGAGAGGGTGGTCGCTTATCACAAGAGTTGGCCCTACTTTTTCAGGCGCTTCGGTTTGAGGGCTGTCGGCTTTGTGGAACCGAAGCCGGGGATTCCCCCGTCGATGGCCCATTCTGCCCAACTGATCAAACAAATTCGAGAAGAAAGGGTCCGGATCATCATTGTCGAACCCTATTTTAATGGGAAGGTCCCCCAATTTATTGCCAAAAATTCTGGGGCCAAGCTTGTGATCCTGCCGCCCTCTGTCTCAACGGCAACCGGGATATCCGATTATTTTAAACTCTTTGATCACCTGATCGTAACTTTGGTAAGGGCACTGGAAGGTCAGCAGAAGTGA
- a CDS encoding zinc-regulated TonB-dependent outer membrane receptor: MLIPFVLILSALLGITLPVFGAPISPQSKRSQNFNPNISLDGLFSASYFSESENLQFGAHDPGERGFTLQNLELTFAGIVDPFFRAEGHLIFGLKDGESFLEVEEAFLTTLGLPYGFQVMAGQFFTRFGRLNRLHPHAWDFVDQTIVNTLMFGGDGLRTLGVQVSALLPLPFYLELIGSAQNARGETASSFLSTPEESFAGRPILDKEIESGNDLLYMGRLKSSFDLSETITWVVGTSHLFGSNGTGIDTETRIYGIDLFIKCKPLMTDHSWPFVSLQGEVIRRSYEAGATNTLPEERFNTDGFYIQSLYGFKRRWVTGVRYGQADATRPDDPRTGDRWRISPNLTFYPSEFSKIRLQYNFDRSDDRADPIHAVFVQYEFLIGAHGAHAF, encoded by the coding sequence ATGCTGATACCGTTCGTTTTGATCTTGTCTGCCCTCTTGGGGATCACCTTGCCTGTATTCGGGGCTCCGATTAGCCCTCAATCAAAAAGGTCCCAGAATTTTAATCCAAATATCTCGTTGGACGGGTTATTTTCCGCAAGCTATTTTTCTGAATCTGAAAATCTTCAATTTGGCGCGCATGATCCGGGTGAGAGAGGATTTACGCTACAAAACCTGGAGTTGACCTTCGCGGGCATCGTCGACCCCTTTTTCCGTGCCGAAGGTCATCTGATCTTTGGGCTCAAGGACGGAGAATCCTTCCTTGAGGTTGAAGAGGCCTTTCTGACGACACTTGGCCTTCCCTACGGATTCCAGGTCATGGCCGGTCAATTTTTCACCCGGTTTGGCCGCCTGAATCGATTGCACCCCCATGCCTGGGACTTCGTCGACCAGACCATTGTCAACACCTTGATGTTTGGAGGGGATGGGCTCAGAACCCTGGGGGTTCAAGTCTCTGCACTCCTGCCCCTTCCCTTTTATCTCGAGCTGATCGGGTCTGCTCAAAACGCAAGGGGAGAAACGGCCTCAAGTTTCCTCTCCACCCCCGAAGAAAGCTTCGCCGGAAGACCGATCCTCGATAAAGAAATAGAGAGTGGGAATGATCTTCTCTATATGGGCCGCCTTAAGAGTTCTTTCGATCTGAGTGAAACGATCACCTGGGTTGTCGGGACCTCTCATCTCTTTGGCTCAAACGGAACGGGGATCGATACAGAGACTCGGATTTATGGGATCGACCTTTTCATTAAATGTAAACCGCTGATGACCGATCATAGCTGGCCCTTTGTCAGCTTGCAGGGAGAAGTCATACGGCGGTCCTACGAGGCAGGTGCAACAAACACACTTCCCGAAGAGAGGTTCAATACCGACGGATTTTACATCCAGTCTCTCTATGGATTTAAAAGACGCTGGGTGACCGGGGTCCGCTATGGACAGGCCGATGCGACCCGTCCGGACGATCCACGAACCGGCGATCGATGGCGCATCTCCCCGAATCTGACATTCTATCCATCAGAGTTCTCGAAGATCCGGCTTCAGTACAACTTTGATCGATCGGATGACCGTGCAGATCCAATCCACGCGGTTTTTGTCCAATACGAGTTTTTAATCGGCGCACACGGCGCCCATGCCTTTTAG
- a CDS encoding phosphate ABC transporter ATP-binding protein, which yields MSPVHRLRAQVKESAPCCIPRPFIQTEGLNIHYKGKPVLEGVSLTLNIGCLTAVVGPSGCGKTSLLMSLNRLTDLISSCRVTGKIRLGALNVLDSQTDLIQLRRRVGMIFQKPNPFPLSIFKNLAFPLREHGVRDRAEIARIIEKSLRDVGLWDEVKDRLNDPALGLSGGQQQRLCIARALALNPEALLMDEPCSALDPLSSGVVEDLIFKLRGRYTILIVTHNLAQARRIADYAAFFWMENGAGRLIEYGPAKQIFETPKEALTAAYVSGMRG from the coding sequence ATGAGTCCTGTCCACCGTCTCCGGGCTCAAGTAAAAGAGAGCGCCCCGTGTTGTATTCCCCGCCCATTTATTCAGACGGAGGGTCTTAACATCCATTACAAGGGGAAACCTGTGCTGGAAGGAGTGAGCCTCACGCTAAACATCGGATGTCTCACCGCAGTCGTCGGCCCCTCCGGCTGCGGAAAAACCAGCCTCCTGATGTCCCTGAACCGCTTGACCGACTTGATTTCCTCCTGCCGCGTGACGGGAAAAATCCGCCTGGGTGCTCTCAACGTCCTGGATTCCCAAACCGACCTCATCCAACTCCGGCGTCGAGTCGGCATGATCTTCCAGAAGCCGAACCCCTTTCCCCTCTCCATCTTTAAAAACCTGGCTTTTCCCCTCCGTGAACACGGGGTCAGAGATCGGGCCGAGATTGCCCGGATCATTGAGAAAAGCCTACGCGATGTGGGGTTGTGGGACGAGGTTAAAGACCGCCTGAACGACCCCGCGCTCGGACTCTCTGGAGGCCAGCAGCAACGCCTTTGTATCGCAAGAGCCCTGGCGCTGAATCCCGAGGCCCTCCTGATGGACGAACCCTGCAGCGCGCTAGACCCACTCTCCAGCGGTGTTGTAGAGGACCTGATCTTCAAACTCCGAGGGCGATACACAATATTGATCGTAACCCACAACCTGGCACAGGCAAGACGAATCGCTGATTATGCGGCCTTTTTCTGGATGGAAAATGGCGCGGGGCGGCTGATCGAATACGGACCGGCAAAACAGATCTTCGAGACGCCGAAGGAGGCATTGACTGCCGCCTATGTCAGCGGGATGCGGGGATAA